One window of the Chanodichthys erythropterus isolate Z2021 chromosome 2, ASM2448905v1, whole genome shotgun sequence genome contains the following:
- the capn7 gene encoding calpain-7, producing MDCTALELDAVKFANSAVLHDQQGKYNEAVFYYKEAAQALIYAGMAGSKLENIQDKVNEYLDRVQTLLSAVQAQSSDPLKSKHQLDLERAYFLVTQAFEEDEKENTDEAIELYTQAVELCIQASNETSDQALQGKLKQLARQALDRAEGLKDSLSKPANQDKPVYSTSKGPAQVRQFFPLGQDFSLHDKSQPVRAVQSSEPQGQRYTAEEIEVLRKTSKINGIEYVPFMSVDLRERFAFPVPFSDKRGKLALSPKQKAIFSRWVRPDDICNNPTMIFTVSSFSIKQTVVSDCSFVASLAISAAYERRYSKKLITSIIYPQNRKGEPEYNPCGKYMVKLHINGVPRKVIIDDFLPVDRNGELLCSYSSNRNELWVSLIEKAYMKVMGGYDFPGSNSNIDLHALTGWIPERIAMHSDNQSFNKDDTFRMLFQRFHRGDVLITTATGVMTEEEGERWGLVPTHAYAVLDIREYKGKRFLQLKNPWSHLRWKGRYSERDEKNWTPDLLKYLNFDPKTAQKFDNGVFWIIWEDLCQYYDVIYLSWNPALFKESSCIHSSWDGKQGPVKDVYSLANNPQYKLEVQCPQGGAAVWVLLTRHITDKDDFAQNREFITLVVYKTDGKKVYYPAEPPPYIDGIRINSPHYLTKIKLTSPGTHTFTLVVSQYEKQNTINYTLRVYSVCKFNFSKIPTPFTHTKRINGQWKGASAGGCGNYRDSFKNNPIYQFNLEKTGPLLIELRGSRQYSVGFEVVTVSTAGDSGSSGSQKRGSGDYRCGFCYMEVENFPAGIYNVIPTTFLPKQEGPFFLDFSSVTPLRISQLQ from the exons ATGGATTGTACAGCTCTTGAGCTCGATGCTGTTAAATTTGCCAATTCAGCTGTACTGCATGATCAGCAGGGAAAATACAATGAAGCTGTTTTCTACTACAAG GAGGCTGCCCAGGCTCTCATCTATGCAGGAATGGCTGGATCCAAACTAGAGAACATTCAGGACAAGGTGAACGAGTACCTGGACAGAGTACAGACTCTACTCAGTGCCG TTCAAGCACAGAGCAGTGACCCTCTGAAGAGTAAGCACCAGTTGGATCTGGAGAGGGCGTACTTTCTGGTGACACAGGCTTTTGAAGAGGATGAGAAGGAAAACACAGATGAGGCCATTGAACTCTACACTCAGGCAGTGGAGTTGTGCATTCAAGCG TCCAATGAGACGTCAGATCAAGCACTACAGGGGAAACTGAAGCAGCTTGCTCGGCAGGCTCTGGACAG GGCAGAGGGACTGAAAGACTCTCTTAGTAAACCAGCAAACCAGGACAAGCCCGTCTACTCTACATCCAAAGGCCCTGCTCAGGTGAGGCAGTTCTTCCCGCTAGGCCAAGACTTCTCCCTCCACGACAAATCTCAGCCGGTCCGAGCAGTGCAGTCCAGTGAGCCGCAGGGTCAGCGTTACACAGCGGAGGAGATCGAGGTGCTCAG aAAGACCTCCAAGATAAATGGAATTGAATATGTTCCATTCATGAGTGTTGACCTGAGAGAACGTTTTGCATTTCCTGTTCCGTTCTC GGACAAACGTGGGAAACTGGCTCTGTCACCGAAGCAAAAAGCCATATTCTCACGCTGGGTTCGTCCAGATGACATCTGCAATAACCCCACCATGATCTTCACTGTGTCCAGCTTCAGCATCAAGCAG ACGGTTGTGTCAGACTGTTCCTTTGTTGCCTCATTGGCCATCAGTGCAGCATATGAGAGACGCTACAGCAAAAAGTTGATCACAAG CATCATCTACCCACAGAACAGGAAGGGAGAGCCAGAGTATAACCCCTGTGGGAAGTACATGGTGAAGCTGCACATTAATGGTGTCCCGAGAAAG GTGATCATTGATGATTTCCTACCCGTGGACCGCAATGGCGAGCTGCTTTGCTCCTATTCCAGTAATCGCAATGAACTTTGGGTGTCGCTCATTGAGAAGGCTTACATGAAGGTCATGGGTGGATATGATTTCCCAGGCTCCAACTCT AATATCGATTTGCACGCTCTCACTGGCTGGATCCCAGAGCGTATTGCTATGCACTCAGACAATCAGTCCTTTAACAAAGATGACACTTTCCGCATGCTTTTCCAGAG GTTTCACAGAGGAGATGTTCTCATCACCACAGCGACAGGGGTCATGACTGAAGAGGAGGGGGAGAGGTGGGGTTTAGTTCCCACACATGCTTACGCTGTCCTAGACATCAGGGAATACAAG GGTAAACGCTTCCTCCAGCTGAAGAACCCTTGGAGCCATCTCAGGTGGAAAGGCCGCTATAGCGAACGTGATGAAAAGAACTGGACACCAGATCTTCTCAAATACCTCAATTTTGACCCCAAAACTGCACAGAAGTTTGACAATG ggGTGTTTTGGATCATCTGGGAAGACTTGTGCCAGTATTACGATGTCATCTACTTGAGCTGGAATCCAGCACTGTTCAAAGAATCCTCTTGTATACATAG TAGCTGGGATGGCAAACAGGGACCTGTGAAGGACGTCTACAGTTTGGCCAATAACCCTCAGTACAAGCTGGAGGTGCAGTGTCCTCAAGGGGGCGCTGCAGTATGGGTGCTGCTCACCAGACACATCACTGACAAG GATGACTTTGCTCAAAATCGGGAGTTTATTACTTTAGTAGTTTACAAGACCGATGGAAAGAAAGTCTATTATCCAG CTGAACCTCCTCCCTACATTGATGGCATCAGGATCAATAGCCCTCACTACTTAACTAAGATCAAACTGACTAGTCCTGGAACTCACACCTTTACACTGGTGGTCTCTCAGTATGAGAAACAAAACACCATCAACTACACGCTAAGG GTGTACTCGGTATGCAAGTTTAATTTCTCCAAAATCCCAACACCCTTCACCCACACCAAAAGA ATAAATGGCCAGTGGAAGGGGGCCAGTGCAGGAGGTTGTGGAAACTACAGAGATAGCTTCAAGAACAACCCTATATATCAGTTCAACTTGGAGAAAACAGGCCCTCTGCTCATCGAACTTCGCGGCTCCAG GCAGTACAGTGTGGGCTTTGAGGTGGTGACCGTTTCTACTGCAGGGGATTCTGGATCATCAGGCTCTCAAAAGAGGGGCAGTGGAGATTACCG ATGCGGTTTCTGTTATATGGAGGTTGAGAACTTTCCTGCTGGGATTTACAATGTGATCCCCACTACCTTCCTGCCCAAACAGGAAGGCCCATTCTTCCTGGACTTCAGCAGTGTCACTCCACTGCGCATATCTCAGCTGCAATAA